The proteins below come from a single Zea mays cultivar B73 chromosome 8, Zm-B73-REFERENCE-NAM-5.0, whole genome shotgun sequence genomic window:
- the LOC542671 gene encoding Ser/Thr receptor-like kinase 1 precursor (The RefSeq protein has 6 substitutions compared to this genomic sequence) has protein sequence MNSHKFLLAVLLLLLLNYASYAATSKEDDDFRKSCPSHRCHKHGPEIRFPFRLPSHPPSCGTPGMQLSCSGHDTILDHPVLGSCRVTAIYYRHRVMNVIPPEDSSSHCQLQKLVKRNQSTDVYTPVVNPVSVLVGCSREATNQDGIVGPSSCLSLINNASQLWYLVDPSTDMSTLPMGCEVVAKEIPVPYTYDKNGPKVETFSGRSLFNEKANRAINFGETSFNWDLNNITGSCQTCEQEGKHCGFSSNRRQAFCLHHGSHVILIAATTSVATFVVLVVTALYLSLKKRYNEAIHLKVEMFLKTYGTSKPTRYTFSEVKKIARRFKEKVGQGGFGTVYKGQLPNGVPVAVKMLENSTGEGEDFINEVATIGQIHHANIVRLLGFCSEGTRRALIYEFMPNESLGRYIFLPQELLVPEKMLDIATGIARGMEYLHQGCNQRILHFDIKPHNILLDYSFNPKISDFGLAKLCARDQSIVTLTAARGTMGYIAPEIYSPNFGGVSYKSDVYSFGMLVLEMVSGRRNSDPGIENQNGVYLPEWVYERVVTGQDLTLSKKIADQEKETVRQLAIVALWCIQWNPKNRPSMTKVVNMLTGRLQNLPIPPKPYA, from the exons ATGAACTCGCATAAATTTCTTCTGGCAGTGCTGCTGCTTTTGCTTCTCAACTATGCATCCTATGCTGCCACATCGAAGGAAGATGATGACTTCCGCAAATCTTGCCCATCGCATCGATGCCACAAGCATGGACCAGAGATCCGGTTCCCCTTTCGGCTTCCAAGCCACCCTCCATCCTGTGGCACACCTGGGATGCAATTATCATGCTCTGGGCATGACACCATCCTTGATCATCCAGTTCTTGGCTCCTGCAGAGTGACAGCAATATATTACAGGCATCGTGTCATGAATGTCATCCCGCCAGAGGACTCATCATCACACTGCCAACTTCAGAAGCTTGTTAAAAGAAATCAATCAACTGATGTGTACACACCTGTAGTGAATCCTGTCTCAGTACTTGTAGGATGCTCAAGAGAAGCAACAAACCAAGATGATATTGCAGGCCCAAGCTCTTGCCGAAGCCTCATTAACAATGCAAGCCAGCTCTGGTACCTGGTGGATCCTTATACAGATATGTCTACTCTTCCCATGGGCTGCGAGGTTGTTGCAAAGGGAATCCCAGTACCCTACACTTACGACAAAAATGGTCCAAAAGTTGAGACATTCTCCGGAAGGTCACTGTTCAACGAAAAGGCAAATAGAGCAATCAATTTTGGTGAAACATCATTCAATTGGAACCTCAACAACATCACTGGCTCTTGTCAAACTTGTGAACAGGAAGGGAAACATTGTGGATTCAGTTCAAACAGGCGACAAGCATTCTGCCTGCATCACG GTTCACATGTCATCCTCATTGCAG CTACAACATCAGTAGCCACATTCGTTGTTCTGGTAGTCACTGCACTCTATCTTTCACTGAAGAAAAGATATAATGAAGCAATACATCTCAAAGTAGAAATGTTTCTCAAAACATATGGCACATCAAAACCCACAAGGTACACTTTCTCCGAAGTTAAGAAGATAGCAAGGCGGTTCAAGGAAAAAGTAGGCCAAGGTGGATTCGGAACTGTTTACAAAGGGCAGCTACCAAATGGTGTTCCAGTGGCGGTCAAAATGCTAGAGAACTCTACAGGAGAGGGAGAAGACTTCATCAATGAAGTAGCAACCATTGGACAAATACATCATGCAAATATCGTCCGCCTCCTAGGATTTTGCTCTGAAGGAACAAGACGTGCGCTTATTTATGAATTCATGCCTAACGAGTCATTGGGGAGATATATATTCTTGCCGCAAGAGCTCCTAGTACCAGAAAAAATGCTAGATATCGCTACAGGCATTGCTAGAGGAATGGAGTACCTACATCAAGGATGTAACCAGCGCATCCTCCACTTTGACATCAAGCCTCACAACATTCTGCTGGACTACAGCTTCAAtccaaaaatttcagattttggtCTTGCTAAGCTGTGTGCCAGGGACCAAAGCATTGTTACCTTGACCGCAGCAAGAGGCACAATGGGGTACATCGCACCAGAGATATATTCTCCAAATTTTGGTGGGGTATCATACAAGTCAGATGTTTACAGTTTCGGCATGCTGGTGTTAGAGATGGTGAGTGGAAGGAGGAATTCAGACCCAGGTATTGAGAACCAAAATGGGGTGTATCTACCAGAGTGGGTCTATGAGAGAGTAGTCACTGGGCAGGACCTCACACTTAGTAAGAAAATAGCTGATCAGGAGAAAGAAACAGTGAGGCAGCTGGCCATTGTTGCACTCTGGtgcattcagtggaaccccaaaaacagGCCATCAATGACAAAAGTGGTTAACATGTTGACAGGAAGGTTACAGAATTTACCAATACCACCTAAGCCATATGCCTAG
- the LOC100193171 gene encoding putative protein kinase superfamily protein precursor gives MGMSAASHLCASSSLRALTVLFVLAAFVSDVEGRHRRHVCPPYFSCGGLSNISYPFRRQGDPSGCGVQSYELVCTDTDATIRIGSGTYKVLSINSTYSYFWVVDADLDIQSSCPLPRWDYPARWINRNSHRWRIEFSHYYLYSSFYTVSRWAIFVNCSQPIENNDICNNIYDDDVYGPVSCLSNSSFIYLLVTDNWDVISAGDLEPSCGYLAKTPLGGPGMTVPSNTSYPDVVKFMRNGFALGFPFSIRSYPTIRECLAENMRTFHKEPRNSTGIRQQILDILTFETLWFCVIEQLGSTNNGVKSVLIDIIQQIPYVLSSLKSAHVICRFVLMPLAVFVFLAYKYWKTQITIDAVEKFLRMQNMLVPMRYAYTNIIAITGHFRDKLGQGGYGTVYKGVLLPGEIHVAVKMLGNSNCNGEEFISEVATIGKIHHVNVVRLIGFCSEENIRALIYEFMPRGSLDKYIFSSEKTFSWDKLNEIALGIARGLNYLHHGCDMQIVHFDIKPHNILLDSNFVPKVADFGLAKLFPRDDSFVPLSAMRGTIGYIAPEMVSRSFGIISSKSDVYSFGMLLLEMTGGRRNADPHAGSSSQAYYPSLVYRQLSQGDANRISEGVDMHELEKKLCIIGLWCIQMKPQDRPTMSEVIEMLEAGVDGIQMPPRPYFCDEEGDSSYSTISELDTIEE, from the exons ATGGGGATGTCTGCAGCGTCTCATCTCTGTGCTTCTTCGTCCCTGCGAGCTTTAACCGTGTTGTTTGTGTTGGCAGCTTTTGTTTCAGATGTAGAGGGGCGACATCGTCGTCATGTCTGTCCTCCTTATTTCTCCTGCGGTGGTTTAAGCAATATATCGTATCCATTTCGTCGGCAAGGTGATCCATCTGGGTGCGGTGTCCAATCGTATGAGCTGGTTTGCACGGATACAGATGCTACAATTCGCATCGGCAGTGGAACATACAAGGTGCTTAGCATCAACTCCACATATTCTTACTTCTGGGTTGTTGATGCCGACCTGGACATCCAGAGCAGTTGCCCCCTTCCCCGGTGGGATTACCCTGCTCGTTGGATCAATCGCAACTCACATCGTTGGAGGATTGAGTTCAGCCATTATTATCTCTATTCTTCTTTTTATACTGTTTCGAGGTGGGCTATCTTTGTGAATTGTTCTCAGCCAATAGAGAACAATGATATATGTAATAATATATATGATGACGATGTGTATGGGCCGGTGTCTTGCTTGAGCAATTCTTCTTTCATCTACTTGCTGGTAACTGACAACTGGGATGTTATTTCTGCTGGGGATCTGGAGCCTTCATGCGGTTACCTAGCCAAGACTCCTTTGGGTGGTCCAGGCATGACGGTGCCCTCGAATACAAGCTATCCAGATGTTGTTAAGTTCATGAGGAATGGATTTGCCCTTGGATTTCCTTTTTCGATTAGATCTTACCCCACCATCAGAGAATGTCTCGCAGAGAATATGCG TACTTTCCATAAAGAACCAAGAAATAGTACAGGCATCAGGCAACAGATCTTGGACATTCTTACGTTCGAGACATTATGGTTTTGTGTTATTGAACAACTTGGATCAACTAATAATGGTGTCAAATCTGTTCTCATCGACATCATCCAACAAATACCATATGTTCTTTCCAGTCTGAAATCTGCACATG TTATTTGCAGGTTCGTATTGATGCCGCTGGCAGTATTTGTCTTCCTAGCCTATAAATACTGGAAAACACAGATAACAATAGATGCAGTTGAGAAGTTCCTGCGAATGCAGAATATGCTCGTTCCGATGAGATATGCATACACAAACATCATTGCTATCACCGGCCATTTCAGAGACAAGCTCGGACAAGGAGGCTACGGTACTGTATACAAGGGAGTGCTACTGCCAGGTGAAATTCATGTTGCTGTCAAGATGCTAGGCAACTCCAACTGTAACGGAGAAGAGTTCATCAGTGAGGTCGCCACCATTGGCAAGATCCACCATGTCAATGTTGTGCGCCTCATTGGGTTTTGCTCCGAGGAAAATATTAGGGCACTTATCTATGAGTTCATGCCCCGTGGATCTCTCGATAAGTACATCTTCTCGTCGGAGAAGACATTCTCATGGGACAAACTCAACGAGATCGCTCTGGGCATTGCTAGAGGTCTTAACTACTTGCATCACGGGTGTGATATGCAGATTGTACACTTTGACATCAAGCCACACAACATCCTTCTTGATAGCAACTTTGTTCCAAAAGTTGCTGATTTTGGGCTAGCCAAACTGTTCCCAAGAGATGACAGTTTCGTGCCACTGAGCGCTATGCGGGGAACGATAGGTTATATAGCTCCAGAGATGGTATCTCGAAGCTTTGGTATCATCTCTAGCAAATCCGATGTGTACAGCTTTGGGATGCTACTATTGGAGATGACGGGCGGGCGAAGAAACGCAGATCCTCATGCAGGAAGCTCCAGTCAAGCATACTACCCATCCTTGGTGTACAGGCAGCTGAGCCAAGGTGATGCGAACAGGATCAGTGAAGGTGTTGATATGCACGAGTTAGAGAAGAAGCTATGTATCATTGGGCTTTGGTGCATCCAGATGAAGCCGCAAGATCGGCCGACGATGAGCGAAGTCATAGAGATGCTTGAAGCTGGTGTCGATGGCATCCAAATGCCTCCAAGGCCATACTTTTGTGATGAAGAGGGTGACAGTTCTTACTCTACAATCTCTGAACTCGATACAATAGAAGAGTAG
- the LOC103636743 gene encoding LOW QUALITY PROTEIN: rust resistance kinase Lr10 (The sequence of the model RefSeq protein was modified relative to this genomic sequence to represent the inferred CDS: substituted 2 bases at 2 genomic stop codons) yields the protein MMSQDFVCLCVASEIIFFILHIYKLGFFTVICRFVLMLMAVFVFLAYKXWKTRITIDGVEKFLQMQQVLVLMRYAYTNIIAITDHFRDKLGQGGYGSIYKGVLQRGEVHVAVKMLGYSNCNGETFISEVATICKIHHVNVVRLIGFCSENNIRALIYEFMPRGSLDKYIFSSEKSFSWDKLNEIALGIARGLNCLHQGCDMQIVHFDIKPHNILLNSNFVPKVADFGFAKLFPRDDSFMPLSATPGTVGYIHYKKQGKESDTLKSDVXSFVMLLLEMTGEQRNTDPHAGSSSQAYYPSLVYSQLSQGDANGISEGVDMHKLENKLCIIGLWCIQMKPQDRPTMREVIEMLEASVDGIQMPPRPFFCDDEGDSSYSAISKLDIIEE from the exons ATGATGTCACAAGATTTTGTATGTCTG TGTGTGGCTTCTGAAATTATTTTTTTTATTCTTCATATATACAAACTTGGTTTTTTTACAGTTATTTGCAGGTTTGTATTGATGCTGATGGCAGTATTTGTCTTCCTAGCATATAAATAGTGGAAAACAAGGATAACAATAGATGGAGTCGAGAAGTTCCTGCAAATGCAGCAAGTGCTAGTTCTGATGAGATATGCATATACGAACATCATTGCTATCACTGACCATTTCAGAGACAAGCTCGGACAAGGTGGCTACGGTTCTATATACAAGGGAGTGCTACAGCGAGGTGAAGTTCATGTTGCTGTCAAGATGTTGGGCTACTCAAACTGTAATGGAGAAACGTTCATTAGTGAGGTGGCCACCATTTGCAAGATCCACCATGTCAATGTTGTGCGCCTCATTGGGTTTTGCTCCGAGAACAATATCAGGGCACTTATCTATGAGTTCATGCCCCGTGGGTCTCTCGATAAGTACATCTTCTCATCGGAGAAGAGTTTCTCATGGGACAAACTCAATGAGATCGCTCTGGGCATTGCTAGAGGTCTCAACTGCCTGCATCAGGGGTGTGATATGCAGATTGTTCACTTTGATATCAAGCCACACAACATCCTTCTTAACAGCAACTTTGTTCCAAAAGTTGCTGATTTTGGGTTTGCCAAACTGTTCCCAAGAGACGATAGTTTCATGCCACTAAGTGCTACGCCAGGAACGGTAGGCTATATACACTACAAGAAACAAGGCAAAGAGT CCGACACTCTAAAATCCGATGTGTAGAGCTTTGTGATGCTACTATTGGAGATGACGGGCGAGCAAAGGAACACAGATCCTCATGCAGGAAGCTCCAGTCAAGCATACTACCCATCCTTGGTGTATAGCCAGCTGAGCCAAGGAGATGCGAATGGGATCAGTGAAGGAGTTGATATGCACAAGTTAGAGAACAAGCTATGTATCATTGGGCTTTGGTGCATACAGATGAAGCCACAAGATCGACCGACGATGAGAGAGGTCATAGAGATGCTTGAAGCTAGTGTCGATGGCATCCAAATGCCTCCAAGGCCATTCTTTTGTGATGATGAGGGTGATAGTTCTTACTCTGCAATCTCTAAACTTGATATAATAGAAGAGTAG